The following proteins come from a genomic window of Deinococcus seoulensis:
- a CDS encoding glycoside hydrolase family 95 protein yields the protein MTLHYEQPADDWTRALPLGNGHLGAMVWGGARTERIDLNEGTLWSGDGRASAPAPPPGALAQVRDLLARGRWHDAQTLMEAHFTGHPPEAFQPLGTLRVGRLDAPEGPAGAGYRRSLSLRDALHTVTRPGEQRECFVSHPDRVLALRWQADREAVWRVALSTPHPGAVTQNGTATGIRLTGRGPLTVHPQPAYTPGRGVGFHVSLRVVEGEVTADRGGLRVRGHALTLLLSASTSFRAWNLPPDDPDAGARCEAWLDAAQALGYAALRGRHAADVSALMDRVTLDLGPDRHAAQPTDRRLAAVRAGGDDPGLHALHVQYGRYLLLSASRPGGQPANLQGLWNPHVQPPWCSDYTLNINAPMNYWPAEVAALPECAAPLHALMADLAASGERVARDWYGARGWAAHHNTDLWRMATPTDGSAAWACWPLGGAWLALHAWDAYRFRPERAQLERAWTLLEGSARFLLDWLVTGPDGAPGTAPSTSPENTFLDESGRVCAVGASSSLDLDLIREVCGAARSAARTLGVTDPDLLARLDGVLARLPRPQPGRLGARREWAHDPPPAEPGHRHLSHLFALFPGTLIPEDDHAGRAACRAALDDRLAHGSGHTGWSAAWIAALCARLGDGAGLHAALTRVLTQSTHDSLLGDHPPFQIDTNFGAAAALLEGLLHSHLGNSHLPDNLNGPDAACLRLLPALPAAWPDGSVRGLRARGGLRVDLAWAAGALTRVTLRRESGDPARPVRVHSRDTTVQVTVPMTGDVTLGPTLSPLCAPGRGLTLEIP from the coding sequence TTGACGCTGCATTACGAACAACCCGCCGACGACTGGACCCGCGCGCTGCCGCTCGGGAACGGGCACCTGGGCGCCATGGTGTGGGGCGGCGCCCGCACTGAACGCATCGACCTGAACGAGGGCACCCTCTGGAGCGGCGACGGCCGCGCGTCCGCACCTGCGCCGCCACCGGGCGCGCTGGCGCAGGTGCGTGACCTGCTGGCGCGGGGGCGCTGGCATGACGCGCAGACCCTGATGGAGGCGCACTTCACGGGACATCCCCCGGAGGCGTTCCAGCCGCTCGGGACGCTGAGGGTCGGGCGGCTGGACGCACCGGAGGGACCGGCGGGGGCCGGGTACCGCCGGTCGCTGTCGCTGAGGGACGCCCTGCACACGGTCACGCGCCCCGGTGAGCAGCGCGAGTGCTTCGTGAGTCACCCGGACCGCGTGCTGGCGCTGCGCTGGCAGGCGGACCGGGAGGCGGTGTGGCGCGTGGCGCTGTCCACGCCGCATCCGGGCGCGGTGACGCAGAACGGGACGGCGACCGGAATCCGTCTGACCGGGCGCGGCCCGCTGACCGTGCATCCGCAGCCCGCGTACACGCCGGGCCGGGGCGTGGGCTTTCACGTCTCGCTGCGGGTGGTGGAGGGTGAGGTCACGGCGGACCGGGGCGGGCTGCGCGTGCGGGGGCACGCGCTGACGCTGCTGCTGAGCGCCTCGACGTCGTTCCGGGCGTGGAACCTTCCGCCCGACGATCCGGACGCCGGGGCGCGCTGCGAGGCGTGGCTGGACGCCGCGCAGGCTCTCGGGTACGCGGCGCTGCGGGGGCGGCACGCGGCGGACGTCTCGGCACTCATGGACCGCGTGACGCTGGACCTCGGCCCGGACCGGCACGCGGCGCAGCCCACCGACCGGCGCCTCGCGGCCGTGCGGGCCGGGGGCGACGATCCCGGCCTGCACGCCCTGCACGTGCAGTACGGGCGCTACCTGCTGCTGAGCGCCTCGCGTCCGGGCGGGCAGCCCGCGAACCTGCAGGGCCTCTGGAACCCGCACGTGCAGCCGCCGTGGTGCAGCGACTACACGCTGAACATCAATGCGCCCATGAATTACTGGCCGGCGGAGGTCGCGGCCCTGCCGGAGTGCGCCGCGCCGCTGCACGCCCTGATGGCGGACCTCGCCGCCAGTGGCGAGCGGGTCGCGCGGGACTGGTACGGCGCGCGCGGCTGGGCGGCGCACCACAACACCGACCTGTGGCGCATGGCGACCCCCACGGACGGGTCGGCCGCCTGGGCGTGCTGGCCGCTGGGCGGCGCGTGGCTGGCCCTGCACGCCTGGGACGCGTACCGCTTCCGGCCCGAGCGGGCGCAGCTGGAGCGCGCCTGGACGCTGCTGGAAGGCTCGGCGCGGTTCCTGCTCGACTGGCTGGTCACGGGACCAGACGGCGCGCCCGGCACGGCGCCCTCGACCAGTCCGGAGAACACCTTCCTGGACGAATCGGGGCGGGTGTGCGCGGTGGGCGCCTCGTCCAGTCTGGACCTGGACCTGATCCGCGAGGTGTGCGGCGCCGCGCGCAGTGCCGCCCGCACGCTCGGCGTGACGGACCCGGACCTCCTGGCCCGCCTGGACGGGGTTCTGGCGCGCCTGCCGCGCCCGCAGCCGGGCCGACTCGGGGCGCGGCGCGAGTGGGCGCACGACCCGCCGCCCGCCGAGCCGGGGCACCGGCACCTGTCTCACCTGTTCGCGCTGTTCCCCGGCACGCTGATTCCAGAGGACGACCACGCGGGCCGCGCCGCCTGCCGGGCCGCGCTGGACGACCGCCTGGCGCACGGCAGCGGGCACACCGGCTGGAGCGCCGCGTGGATCGCCGCCCTCTGCGCCCGGCTGGGCGACGGCGCGGGCCTGCACGCGGCCCTGACGCGGGTGCTGACGCAGTCCACGCACGACAGTCTGCTCGGCGACCACCCGCCGTTCCAGATCGACACGAACTTCGGCGCGGCCGCCGCGCTGCTGGAGGGCCTGCTGCACAGCCACCTGGGAAACAGCCACCTGCCCGACAACCTGAACGGTCCGGACGCCGCGTGCCTGCGCCTCCTCCCGGCCCTGCCCGCCGCGTGGCCGGACGGGTCGGTGCGCGGCCTGCGGGCCCGCGGCGGCCTGCGCGTGGACCTCGCCTGGGCGGCCGGGGCGCTCACGCGGGTGACGCTGCGCCGCGAGTCCGGCGATCCCGCCCGACCGGTCCGGGTGCACAGCCGCGACACCACCGTGCAGGTCACGGTGCCCATGACGGGCGACGTGACGCTCGGTCCCACCCTCTCGCCTCTGTGCGCCCCTGGGCGCGGCCTGACCCTGGAGATTCCATGA
- a CDS encoding beta-galactosidase yields MTDLPFSKIPYGGDWNPEQWARPVWDEDVQLFEQAGIDLLSVNIFAWTALQPTEDTYDFARLDEVLALLESRGMRACLGTSTAAVPAWLATRYPDVMRVDEQGRRHRFGGRHNACPNSPAYRRLAPALAGQLARRYAGRDVAALWHVSNEFGGACYCPNCEAAFRVWLRGRYGTLDALNHAWNAAFWSQTITAWDEIVVPNELSVQGGERVTAVQGLTLDYQRFMSDALLGAYRLEADAIRAEIPDAVITTNLMGTYRPLDYRAWAPHLDVIAWDSYPSPQDSPAAIALRHTLMRSLKGGEPFLLMEQTPSQQNWQAYNALKRPGVMRLQSWQAVAHGADAVMFFQMRRSVGACEKFHGAVMEHHGRTDTRVFREVAQLGAELRALGNVTLGARTPARVAVWFDWPAWWAVENSSGPSAALHYLREVTALFEAFHAQGYAVDLVGPDSDLGGYGVLASTLLYLLPEGAAQKLTAFVESGGVFLAGLMTGVADGSDRVFPGGPPGPLRDLLGVWVEEVDALPPGETNEVVMQRGLSGTFGCTLLFEQLRVETAEVLGTYGRDFYAGAPVLTRRRAGRGQAWKLGSSLDPAGLRVLTRALCDEAGVAPLVPDLPDGVEVTRRDGPGGRFLFLLNHAPEERRVEVPGVTGTDLLSGEAVDAALTLPPHGVRLIREGAGV; encoded by the coding sequence ATGACCGACCTTCCCTTCAGCAAGATTCCCTACGGCGGTGACTGGAACCCCGAGCAGTGGGCGCGGCCCGTCTGGGACGAGGACGTGCAGTTGTTCGAGCAGGCGGGCATCGACCTGCTGAGCGTGAACATCTTCGCGTGGACGGCCCTGCAACCCACCGAGGACACCTACGATTTCGCGCGGCTGGACGAGGTGCTGGCGCTGCTGGAATCGCGCGGGATGCGCGCGTGCCTGGGCACGAGTACCGCTGCCGTGCCCGCGTGGCTGGCGACCCGGTACCCGGACGTGATGCGGGTGGACGAGCAGGGCCGCCGTCACCGCTTCGGCGGGCGGCACAACGCCTGCCCGAACAGCCCGGCGTACCGGCGCCTCGCCCCGGCGCTGGCGGGTCAGCTCGCGCGGCGCTACGCGGGGCGGGACGTGGCAGCGCTGTGGCACGTGTCGAACGAGTTCGGCGGCGCGTGCTACTGCCCGAACTGCGAGGCGGCCTTCCGGGTGTGGCTGCGCGGGCGCTACGGCACGCTGGACGCACTGAACCACGCGTGGAACGCAGCGTTCTGGAGTCAGACGATCACGGCGTGGGACGAGATCGTCGTCCCGAACGAACTGAGCGTGCAGGGCGGCGAGCGCGTCACGGCCGTGCAGGGCCTGACCCTGGACTACCAGCGCTTCATGTCGGACGCGCTGCTGGGCGCCTACCGCCTGGAGGCCGATGCGATCCGCGCGGAGATTCCGGACGCGGTGATCACCACGAACCTGATGGGCACGTACCGCCCGCTGGACTACCGCGCGTGGGCGCCGCACCTGGACGTGATCGCGTGGGATTCGTACCCGAGCCCGCAGGACTCCCCGGCGGCGATTGCCCTGCGGCACACGCTGATGCGGTCCCTGAAGGGCGGGGAGCCGTTCCTGCTGATGGAGCAGACGCCCAGCCAGCAGAACTGGCAGGCGTATAACGCCCTGAAGCGGCCCGGCGTGATGCGGCTGCAGTCGTGGCAGGCGGTGGCGCACGGCGCGGACGCGGTGATGTTCTTCCAGATGCGCCGCTCGGTCGGTGCGTGCGAGAAGTTCCACGGGGCGGTCATGGAGCACCACGGCCGCACGGACACCCGCGTGTTCCGCGAGGTGGCGCAACTCGGGGCGGAGCTCAGGGCCCTGGGGAACGTGACGCTGGGCGCGCGGACCCCGGCGCGGGTGGCGGTGTGGTTCGACTGGCCCGCGTGGTGGGCGGTCGAGAACTCCAGCGGCCCGTCGGCGGCGCTGCACTACCTGCGGGAGGTCACGGCGCTGTTCGAGGCGTTCCACGCGCAGGGGTACGCGGTGGATCTGGTCGGGCCGGACAGTGACCTGGGCGGGTACGGCGTGCTGGCCTCCACCCTGCTGTACCTGCTGCCGGAGGGCGCGGCGCAGAAACTGACGGCGTTCGTGGAGAGCGGCGGCGTGTTCCTGGCGGGCCTGATGACCGGCGTGGCCGACGGGTCCGACCGGGTGTTCCCCGGCGGGCCGCCGGGACCGCTGCGTGACCTGCTGGGCGTGTGGGTGGAGGAGGTGGACGCCCTGCCGCCCGGCGAGACGAACGAGGTGGTGATGCAGCGGGGGCTGAGCGGCACGTTCGGCTGCACGCTGCTGTTCGAGCAGCTGCGCGTCGAGACGGCCGAGGTGCTCGGCACGTACGGGCGGGACTTCTATGCGGGCGCGCCGGTCCTGACGCGCCGCCGGGCCGGGCGGGGGCAGGCCTGGAAGCTGGGCAGCAGCCTGGACCCGGCGGGCCTGCGCGTCCTGACCCGCGCGCTGTGCGACGAGGCGGGCGTGGCGCCCCTGGTGCCGGACCTGCCGGACGGCGTGGAGGTCACGCGCCGCGACGGGCCGGGCGGGCGCTTCCTGTTCCTGCTGAACCACGCGCCCGAGGAGCGGCGGGTGGAGGTGCCGGGCGTGACGGGCACCGACCTGCTGAGCGGCGAGGCCGTGGACGCGGCCCTGACGCTGCCCCCCCACGGCGTGCGCCTGATCCGCGAGGGGGCCGGGGTATGA
- the yicI gene encoding alpha-xylosidase, which translates to MKFTDGNWLTLPGVKVAHPAEAFDARRSGDTLELFAPTRPVRHRGDTLEGPMLTVRLSSPLPGVIRVRVTHFEGGPDAGPHFALDGQDAPVQIEIDDTLASLTSGPLRAEVTRFPWSLRFLHGGEPLTRSAGRGMGYVRRDDGRTFMHEGLTLDVGELVYGLGERFTAFVKNGQTVDIWNRDGGTGSDQAYKNVPFYLSSKGYGVFVNDPGAVSFEVATERVSRVQFSVPGEALEYLVIAGPTPAEVLERYTRLTGRPALPPAWSFGLWLSTSFTTDYDEATVTSFLDGMAQRDIPLSVFHFDCFWMRAFQWCDFQWDPAVFPDPEGMLARLRGRGLKVSVWINPYVAQKSPLFAEAAREGYLLRRGDGGVWQGDLWQPGMGIVDFTNPAAADWFAGHIRRLARQGVDAIKTDFGERIPHEGVTWHDGSDPERMHNHYAQQYNACVFRALEAERPGEATLFARSATAGGQAFPVHWGGDCDSTFESMAESLRGGLSLGLSGFGFWSHDIGGFEGAPPPALYKRWVAFGLLSSHSRLHASTTYRVPWLIDGESVDVLRFFTRLKLSLMPYLWAQAITAHRRGLPVMRAMLLEFPDDPACVALDRQYLLGESLLVAPIFREDGRVQVYLPAGTWTHLLTGEVAHGPAWRTETHGVMSAPLYVRPGTLLATGEEQERPDFDHGDRPLLTLYALPDGSAATATLYRPDGSEDFTVTVRRDGGTLHLTRTGTDRPYRFRLAGQDTVHNVQTDAAALPAG; encoded by the coding sequence ATGAAGTTCACGGACGGGAACTGGCTGACCCTGCCCGGCGTGAAGGTCGCGCACCCGGCCGAGGCCTTCGACGCGCGGCGCAGCGGCGACACGCTGGAGCTGTTCGCCCCGACCCGCCCGGTCCGGCACCGGGGCGACACGCTGGAGGGGCCGATGCTGACCGTGCGGCTCTCATCGCCGCTGCCGGGCGTGATCCGGGTGCGCGTCACGCACTTCGAGGGCGGCCCGGACGCCGGACCCCACTTCGCGCTGGACGGGCAGGACGCGCCGGTGCAGATCGAGATCGACGACACGCTCGCCTCCCTCACGAGCGGGCCGCTGCGCGCCGAGGTGACGCGCTTCCCGTGGAGCCTGCGTTTCCTGCACGGCGGCGAGCCGCTGACCCGCTCGGCCGGGCGCGGGATGGGCTACGTCCGCCGGGACGACGGGCGGACCTTCATGCACGAGGGCCTGACACTGGACGTGGGCGAACTCGTGTACGGCCTCGGCGAGCGCTTCACGGCGTTCGTGAAGAACGGGCAGACGGTGGACATCTGGAACCGTGACGGCGGCACCGGCAGCGACCAGGCGTACAAGAATGTGCCGTTCTACCTGAGCAGCAAAGGGTACGGCGTGTTCGTGAACGATCCGGGCGCCGTGTCGTTCGAGGTCGCCACCGAGCGGGTGTCGCGCGTGCAGTTCAGCGTGCCGGGCGAGGCGCTCGAGTACCTCGTGATCGCCGGTCCCACCCCGGCCGAGGTGCTGGAACGCTACACGCGCCTGACGGGCCGCCCGGCGCTGCCGCCCGCGTGGAGTTTCGGGCTGTGGCTCAGCACGTCCTTTACTACCGATTACGACGAGGCGACCGTCACGTCCTTCCTGGACGGCATGGCGCAGCGGGACATCCCGCTGTCGGTGTTCCACTTCGACTGCTTCTGGATGCGGGCCTTCCAGTGGTGCGACTTCCAGTGGGACCCGGCCGTGTTCCCCGACCCCGAGGGCATGCTCGCGCGGCTGCGCGGGCGGGGACTGAAAGTCAGCGTGTGGATCAACCCGTACGTCGCGCAGAAATCCCCGCTGTTCGCCGAGGCCGCCCGCGAGGGCTACCTGCTGCGCCGAGGGGACGGCGGCGTGTGGCAGGGCGACCTGTGGCAACCCGGCATGGGCATCGTGGATTTCACGAACCCCGCGGCCGCCGACTGGTTCGCGGGGCACATCCGGCGCCTGGCGCGGCAGGGCGTGGACGCCATCAAGACCGACTTCGGCGAACGCATCCCGCACGAGGGCGTCACGTGGCATGACGGCAGCGACCCCGAGCGGATGCACAACCACTACGCGCAGCAGTACAACGCCTGCGTGTTCCGCGCACTGGAGGCCGAACGACCCGGCGAGGCCACGCTGTTCGCCCGCAGCGCCACCGCCGGGGGGCAGGCGTTCCCGGTGCACTGGGGCGGCGACTGCGACTCGACCTTCGAGAGCATGGCCGAGAGCCTGCGCGGCGGCCTGTCCCTGGGCCTCAGCGGGTTCGGCTTCTGGAGTCACGACATCGGCGGCTTCGAGGGCGCCCCACCGCCCGCCCTGTACAAACGCTGGGTGGCATTCGGACTGCTGTCGTCGCACAGCCGCCTGCACGCCAGCACCACGTACCGCGTGCCGTGGCTGATCGACGGGGAGAGCGTGGACGTCCTGCGCTTCTTCACGCGCCTGAAACTGTCGCTGATGCCTTACCTGTGGGCGCAGGCCATCACGGCGCACCGCCGGGGCCTGCCGGTGATGCGCGCCATGCTGCTGGAATTCCCCGACGACCCCGCCTGCGTGGCGCTCGACCGCCAGTACCTGCTGGGCGAGTCCCTGCTCGTCGCGCCGATATTCCGCGAGGACGGCCGCGTGCAGGTGTACCTCCCCGCCGGGACCTGGACGCACCTGCTGACCGGCGAGGTCGCGCACGGCCCCGCGTGGCGCACCGAGACGCACGGCGTGATGTCGGCGCCGCTGTACGTGCGGCCCGGCACGCTGCTCGCCACGGGCGAGGAACAGGAACGGCCTGACTTCGACCACGGCGACCGGCCCCTGCTGACGCTGTACGCACTCCCCGACGGCAGCGCGGCCACGGCCACCCTCTACCGGCCGGACGGCAGCGAGGACTTCACGGTCACGGTGCGGCGGGACGGCGGAACGCTGCACCTGACCCGCACCGGCACGGATCGGCCCTACCGCTTCCGGCTGGCCGGACAGGACACCGTGCACAACGTACAGACGGACGCGGCGGCCCTCCCAGCCGGATGA
- a CDS encoding ABC transporter substrate-binding protein produces MNRTRTVSAPALTGLALLTLALTATGPVAAQGAAPKPVTFSAFFADPNANWNGMQDEIGRVITAKTGVTLKAEFAVGSPDEKINLIAASGQYPDLISPKGAGGVLVDAGAMLDLTDLINRYAPNIKRIMGKEFDRMRFSNRDRGIYFIPTNDPIGQTYFDTDAWFKLQLGALKEQKYPQVRTLKDYEKVIATYVKAHPKTPDGRPTIGLSLLADDWRFLISVTNPAFWATGGSDDGEWYIDPKTYKATLHFFRPEEREYFRWLNHMNDIGLLDPESFTQKYDQYLAKIASGRVVGLIDAGWQIGDAVNALKAAGKTEQMYGRFGVTTKPGIRPAYNQPTGFVGGWGIGITKACKDPVAAIKFLDYLASPEGQVLKNWGIKGKHYTVQGGKRVIPAAVLKQKNTNPAAFQRTTGIGNYNISVRYGDGVKDQSGNYYTTTYPEQIIDAYTPAEKAALKAYKARLWNDLLPKASSFQPKAWGAAWSIQVPQDNPLNEFFNKEQDITRRAIPKMILGKPADFDRAYDAFLAELDSKLGKYAVMETELIKDRLKLWGVIK; encoded by the coding sequence ATGAACCGTACCCGCACCGTGTCCGCCCCGGCCCTGACCGGCCTCGCCCTGCTCACGCTGGCCCTGACGGCCACCGGCCCCGTCGCCGCGCAGGGCGCCGCCCCGAAACCCGTGACGTTCAGCGCGTTCTTCGCCGACCCGAACGCCAACTGGAACGGCATGCAGGACGAGATCGGCCGGGTGATCACCGCGAAGACCGGCGTGACCCTGAAAGCCGAGTTCGCGGTCGGCAGCCCGGACGAGAAGATCAACCTGATCGCCGCGAGCGGCCAGTACCCGGACCTGATCTCACCCAAGGGCGCGGGCGGCGTGCTGGTGGACGCCGGGGCGATGCTGGACCTGACGGACCTGATTAACCGGTACGCGCCGAACATCAAACGCATCATGGGCAAGGAATTCGACCGGATGCGCTTCTCGAACAGGGACCGCGGCATCTACTTCATTCCCACCAACGACCCCATCGGGCAGACGTACTTCGACACGGACGCCTGGTTCAAACTGCAACTCGGGGCGCTGAAGGAACAGAAGTACCCGCAGGTCAGGACCCTGAAAGACTACGAGAAGGTCATCGCCACGTACGTGAAGGCGCACCCGAAAACCCCGGACGGACGGCCCACCATCGGCCTGAGCCTGCTCGCCGACGACTGGCGCTTCCTGATCAGCGTGACCAACCCGGCCTTCTGGGCGACGGGCGGCAGCGACGACGGCGAGTGGTACATCGACCCGAAGACGTACAAGGCGACCCTGCACTTCTTCCGGCCCGAGGAACGCGAGTACTTCCGCTGGCTGAACCACATGAACGACATCGGCCTGCTGGACCCCGAGAGTTTCACGCAGAAGTACGACCAGTACCTCGCCAAGATCGCCTCGGGCCGCGTGGTCGGCCTGATCGACGCCGGGTGGCAGATCGGGGACGCCGTGAACGCCCTGAAAGCCGCCGGGAAGACCGAGCAGATGTACGGCCGTTTCGGCGTGACCACGAAGCCCGGCATCCGGCCCGCGTACAACCAGCCGACCGGGTTCGTGGGCGGGTGGGGCATCGGCATCACGAAAGCCTGCAAGGACCCGGTCGCGGCCATCAAGTTCCTCGATTACCTCGCCAGTCCCGAGGGGCAGGTGCTGAAGAACTGGGGGATCAAGGGCAAGCACTACACCGTGCAGGGGGGCAAGCGCGTGATTCCGGCCGCCGTCCTGAAGCAGAAGAACACCAACCCCGCCGCGTTCCAGCGGACCACCGGCATCGGGAACTACAACATCTCCGTGCGGTACGGCGACGGCGTGAAAGACCAGAGCGGCAACTACTACACGACCACCTACCCCGAGCAGATCATCGACGCGTACACGCCCGCCGAGAAGGCCGCCCTGAAGGCGTACAAGGCCCGGCTGTGGAACGACCTGCTGCCCAAGGCCAGCTCCTTCCAGCCCAAGGCGTGGGGCGCGGCGTGGTCCATCCAGGTGCCGCAGGACAACCCCCTGAACGAGTTCTTCAACAAGGAGCAGGACATCACCCGCCGCGCCATCCCGAAGATGATCCTCGGGAAACCCGCCGACTTCGACCGGGCGTACGACGCGTTCCTGGCCGAACTGGACAGCAAACTCGGCAAGTACGCCGTCATGGAGACCGAACTGATCAAGGACCGCCTGAAACTCTGGGGCGTCATCAAGTAG
- a CDS encoding carbohydrate ABC transporter permease — MTHLPPSRRARLSTFDVVNSLLMVTVLIVTLYPFLNVLAVALNDSQDTVRGGITIYPRQPTLENFRAIFAYGNIPQAFLISVARTVIGTALSLGACAMVAYVLSRRDFLGRGLLSRFLAITLYVSGGLIPGFLLIRDLHLMNSFWVYILPTLINAFNIFMIRSYMDELPVELQESARIDGANDLVIFLRIVLPLCTPVLATVALFIAVGQWNSWFDTYLYNSGNPQLSTLQFELMKILQSTQSGADAMRSDQLRTQQITPDSIKMAITVITIIPILLVYPFLQRYFVAGMTLGAVKG, encoded by the coding sequence ATGACCCACCTGCCCCCCAGCCGGCGCGCGCGCCTCTCGACCTTCGACGTCGTGAACAGCCTCCTGATGGTCACCGTGCTGATCGTGACCCTGTACCCCTTCCTGAACGTGCTGGCCGTCGCCCTGAACGACTCGCAGGACACCGTGCGCGGCGGGATCACCATCTACCCGCGCCAGCCGACCCTGGAGAACTTCCGCGCGATCTTCGCGTACGGGAACATCCCGCAGGCGTTCCTCATCTCGGTGGCGCGCACGGTGATCGGCACCGCCCTGAGCCTCGGCGCGTGCGCGATGGTCGCGTACGTCCTGAGCCGCCGGGACTTCCTGGGACGCGGGCTGCTCTCGCGCTTCCTGGCGATCACGCTGTACGTCAGCGGCGGCCTGATCCCCGGCTTCCTGCTGATCCGCGACCTGCACCTGATGAACTCCTTCTGGGTGTACATCCTGCCCACCCTGATCAACGCCTTCAACATCTTCATGATCCGCTCGTACATGGACGAACTGCCCGTCGAGCTTCAGGAGAGTGCCCGCATCGACGGCGCGAACGACCTCGTGATCTTCCTGCGGATCGTGCTGCCGCTGTGTACGCCGGTCCTCGCGACGGTCGCGCTGTTCATCGCGGTCGGGCAGTGGAACTCCTGGTTCGACACGTACCTGTACAACAGCGGCAACCCGCAACTGAGCACCCTGCAGTTCGAACTGATGAAGATCCTGCAATCCACGCAGTCCGGCGCGGACGCCATGCGCTCGGACCAGCTGCGCACCCAGCAGATCACGCCCGACTCCATCAAGATGGCGATCACCGTCATCACGATCATCCCGATCCTGCTCGTGTACCCCTTCCTGCAACGCTACTTCGTGGCCGGCATGACCCTCGGCGCCGTGAAGGGCTAG
- a CDS encoding ABC transporter permease: MHSSGLSPSRPKSAAPRRRSRLLRRLHEQRYLLGMSLPFVALVFVFNYVPIWGWLMAFQRYRPGRPFWEQQWVGLKNFTDLFQDETFYLALKNTLGMSLLGLLLGFTLPIIFALLLNELRAGLFKRTVQTVSYLPHFVSWVVVAGLVYRMLSTDGGPINQLITTFGGQPVQFMARSEYFWGVVVLSDLWKEIGWNTIIYLAVMTAIEPALYEAARVDGAGRWQLMRHVTLPGISRVVIILFVLSIGHLTAIGFEKQLLLSNAVVKDSALVLDLYALQNGIGMNKFSFGTAIGVVNSLVGLALLFGANAFFRRKTGDSII, from the coding sequence ATGCACAGTTCAGGACTCAGCCCGTCCCGCCCCAAGAGCGCCGCGCCCAGACGCCGCTCCCGCCTCCTCAGGCGCCTGCACGAGCAGCGGTACCTGCTGGGCATGTCGCTGCCGTTCGTGGCGCTGGTGTTCGTGTTCAACTACGTGCCCATCTGGGGCTGGCTGATGGCCTTCCAGCGCTACCGGCCCGGCCGGCCCTTCTGGGAGCAGCAGTGGGTGGGCCTGAAGAACTTCACGGACCTCTTTCAGGACGAGACCTTCTACCTCGCGCTGAAGAACACCCTCGGCATGAGTCTGCTGGGACTGCTGCTGGGCTTCACCCTGCCGATCATCTTCGCGCTGCTGCTGAACGAACTGCGCGCCGGGCTGTTCAAACGCACCGTGCAGACCGTGTCGTACCTGCCGCACTTCGTGTCGTGGGTGGTCGTCGCCGGACTCGTGTACAGGATGCTCAGCACGGACGGCGGCCCCATCAATCAGTTGATCACCACGTTCGGCGGGCAGCCCGTGCAGTTCATGGCGCGCAGCGAGTACTTCTGGGGCGTGGTGGTGCTCTCGGACCTCTGGAAGGAGATCGGGTGGAACACCATCATCTACCTCGCGGTCATGACCGCCATCGAACCCGCGCTGTACGAGGCCGCGCGCGTCGACGGCGCCGGACGCTGGCAGCTGATGCGGCACGTCACGCTGCCCGGCATCAGCCGCGTGGTGATCATCCTGTTCGTCCTGAGCATCGGGCACCTGACCGCCATCGGCTTCGAGAAACAACTGCTGCTGAGTAACGCGGTCGTGAAGGACAGCGCGCTGGTCCTCGACCTGTACGCCCTGCAGAACGGCATCGGCATGAACAAGTTCAGTTTCGGCACGGCCATCGGCGTCGTGAACTCCCTGGTCGGGCTGGCGCTGCTGTTCGGCGCGAACGCCTTCTTCCGCCGCAAGACCGGCGACAGCATCATCTAG